The DNA region CTTTCACAGAAATCTCCAAAGTCCAATTACCACAGAAACCAACATCCCCCTTTCCTGCCGTTGCATGAATATCAATGCCCAATCTTCCAGTAGACGATTTTCCTTCCAAAAATGGAACGTGCGCATGCGTTTCAGTATATTCTGCGGTAACGCCCAAATAAAATTCATTAGGTTCCAACACATAACCATCTGCTGGAATCTCAAAATATTCAATTGTATTATGCTTTTTCGCATCCAAAACGGCATCTTTATATTTTGCCAAAGTTTTACCTAAATGCACGTCATAGCTATTACTTCCTAATGCATCTTGGTTAAATGGCACCACTTTGATTGTTCCTTTTTCGATTTCTTCCAATATACTTTTATCCGATAAGATCATAATCTTGTATTCAAGTTTGTGCAAAAATGAGGATAAATTTGCATCTTTACAGCATGGGATTATTTTTCCAGCAAAATATTGATGCTTTTACCCGATTGGCGATTTGGAAAATAGAAGAAGATTTGTCTTTTTTCCAACAACAAGTACCCACAAAAGGCGATATCACGCACCCGCAAAAAATGTTGCAACATCTCGCAGGTAGATTTTTACTACCTTTCCTTTTTCCCGATTTTCCCAATAGAGAAATTGTCGTTGCCGACACACGCAAACCTTATTTGCCAAATGAAGAATATCACTTTTCCATTTCTCACAGTGGAGATTATGCTGCGGCGATTGTGAGTAAAACGCATCGCGTTGGTATTGATATTGAATTATTCGCAGAAAAAATAAAAAGAATCGAGCATAAATATTTGACGGAAAAAGAACAACAATTTATTCGAAAAAAAGGATATATCGACTTAAGCTTGCTCACCGCTTGTTGGAGTCTAAAAGAAGCCGTTTACAAATGGTGGAGTTATGGCAATCTCAGTTTCAAAGACAATATCCGCATTGAAAATATCGCTTGTAAACCAACAGCTCACTTCGAAGTCGCCTTTGAAAAAGACGATTTTTCGCAAAAATTATCCGCGCCTATTTGTTTGTTCGAACAAATGAGTTTAGTCTGGTTAATGACTGAAGTGTAGTCAAATCAAGTTCTTGGAATTTTCACAATTTATAACTTAAAATTCCTAATTGTTTGCCCTACCTTTAACCGCGAAAAAATCAATCAAATATGAAATTTCCAGCTCCCGTAAGCGTACAATGGATCGGAGAATTAATCGGTGCAACTAGCATCAAAGGAGATTCTAATATACCGGCGACAGGCATTAATGAATTACATAAAGTGGAAAATGGCGACATCGTTTTTGTCGATGCGCCCAAATATTATGATACTTGTATCAATAGTAATGCAACACATATTATCATCAATTCTACAGAGGTAGATTGTCCAGCGGGCAAAACCTTGATTGTAGCAGATCAACCATTTGAGGCTTATTTGAAAATTGTCAATCATTTTCGTCCATTTTCACCAGCAGATAAAATGATTAATGAAGATGCCAAAATTGGTGAAAATACAATCATTATGCCTGGTGTTTTCATCGGGAAAGACGTAATTATTGGTAATAATTGTCGCATATTCCCCAATGTGACTATTCTAGATTATACAGAAATCGGAGACAATGTTGTAATACAATCTGGAACGGTTATCGGTGGCGACGCTTTTTATTATAACACGAAAAAAGATCGAGAAGTTTGGTATAAAAGAATGCAGAGCTGTGGCAACGTTGTCATTGAGAATAATGTAGAAATTGGTTGTAATTGTACCATCGATCGTGGCGTGACCGCATCAACAGTGATCGGACAAGGTACCAAAATAGATAATCTCGTACACATTGGACACGACAATGCCATTGGAAAAAATTGTTTGTTTGCCGCACAAGTGGGTATTGCAGGCGCTACAATTATCGAAGAGGGCGTTTGTCTTTGGGGACAAGTGGGTGTGAGTAAAACTTTGACTATTGGGAAAAATACGCAAGTATTGGCGCAAAGTGGCGTTCCCTCATCTTTAAAAGCCAATAAAGTTTATTTCGGATATCCGGCGGAAGAGGCGCAAGGCAAAAGACGTGAATTGGTTTGGCAAAAACGTATTCCTGAATTATGGGAAGAGGTCAAACATCTCAAAAAAGCCATTGGAGAAAGAGAGTAAAAATTATAAAAAAGACTTTAGAAATTATCTAAAGTCTTTTTTATTAAATAATATTTATCGTTTATCAATAAATATTATACCTTTATTAAAAATAAACCTATGAAGGAAAAGAAACTTAAAAAAGTGAAGAGTTTGGTTATTATACTTAAAGTAATCATCATTGGCTATTTTCTCTTTTCAGCATACAATAACAGGCAGGACTTTATTAATGGTTTTAAAGATGGGGCAACTAAATACACTCTTTTAAGCGCAGGTTCTGAAAAACAAATCGTTGGGATCAGCCAATTTATGATTACTAATAAAGCGGGTAAAGAGTCATCCTATATTTTTATTGAGCTCATTTTTGTCTCCATCATTTCAATCATCGCAATTGTATTGATTTTTCAAATATTTAGGTTATTAAACAATCTTCAAAGCCTACACATTTTTGACAAAAGCAACATTTCTCTGATTAATCATATCATAATTACAATTGCATTATGGGGAATCTTTTACAATTTATATTTAATCTTAGACACTCATGATAAAACAAAAGGCTTATCAATAAAAGACTATACTATTTCTTCATTTTCAATTACAGATCTAGATCTAACATTTATAGTTTATATAATCATTTTTTCGATTATATCAATTATTTGGAATTATGCAATTGATATTAAGTCTGAACACTCCTTAACTGTTTAACCTATTTACAAATCATTAAAAATACTATATGGAACAAAAATTAGCTAATTGTT from Rhizosphaericola mali includes:
- a CDS encoding DUF2975 domain-containing protein, coding for MKEKKLKKVKSLVIILKVIIIGYFLFSAYNNRQDFINGFKDGATKYTLLSAGSEKQIVGISQFMITNKAGKESSYIFIELIFVSIISIIAIVLIFQIFRLLNNLQSLHIFDKSNISLINHIIITIALWGIFYNLYLILDTHDKTKGLSIKDYTISSFSITDLDLTFIVYIIIFSIISIIWNYAIDIKSEHSLTV
- a CDS encoding UDP-3-O-(3-hydroxymyristoyl)glucosamine N-acyltransferase; amino-acid sequence: MKFPAPVSVQWIGELIGATSIKGDSNIPATGINELHKVENGDIVFVDAPKYYDTCINSNATHIIINSTEVDCPAGKTLIVADQPFEAYLKIVNHFRPFSPADKMINEDAKIGENTIIMPGVFIGKDVIIGNNCRIFPNVTILDYTEIGDNVVIQSGTVIGGDAFYYNTKKDREVWYKRMQSCGNVVIENNVEIGCNCTIDRGVTASTVIGQGTKIDNLVHIGHDNAIGKNCLFAAQVGIAGATIIEEGVCLWGQVGVSKTLTIGKNTQVLAQSGVPSSLKANKVYFGYPAEEAQGKRRELVWQKRIPELWEEVKHLKKAIGERE
- a CDS encoding 4'-phosphopantetheinyl transferase family protein; the protein is MRINLHLYSMGLFFQQNIDAFTRLAIWKIEEDLSFFQQQVPTKGDITHPQKMLQHLAGRFLLPFLFPDFPNREIVVADTRKPYLPNEEYHFSISHSGDYAAAIVSKTHRVGIDIELFAEKIKRIEHKYLTEKEQQFIRKKGYIDLSLLTACWSLKEAVYKWWSYGNLSFKDNIRIENIACKPTAHFEVAFEKDDFSQKLSAPICLFEQMSLVWLMTEV
- the dcd gene encoding dCTP deaminase; amino-acid sequence: MILSDKSILEEIEKGTIKVVPFNQDALGSNSYDVHLGKTLAKYKDAVLDAKKHNTIEYFEIPADGYVLEPNEFYLGVTAEYTETHAHVPFLEGKSSTGRLGIDIHATAGKGDVGFCGNWTLEISVKVPVRIYAGMPIGQLIYFPVEGVVENSYDKKRNAKYSGQPDRPIESMMWKNQF